Part of the Clostridium sporogenes genome, TATTTTTATATTTACATTATCCTCCTTATCTCTACTTACATTACAATAATTATTTTTAAGTATATCTTTTTTAGTATATAGGGCTTCATATGTTCTAACATCACTTGAGCATTTATTCATTTTTTTTATTCTCAAAAGATAATAAAATATATTTTTTATCTTCTCTGAACACTTCATATGTACACCTCCACTAATTTAAAAGAATAATATATTAACTTTTATGTTAAATTATACCATTTAATATTGGCATATTCAAAAAAATCGTAGTACAAATTACTATTAAAAATTCTTTAATTTTATTGTTTCCTTTAAGCTTTTAACCATTTTGATAAAATAAAAAAAGATGTGCTATTTATCTACACATCTTTTTTATAAAATATATTAATAACTATCTATTTTTTACATGAATCTCTTTCTACTATTTTGTGCTGCAATACATAATCATCATTCTCTAATTCTTCTTTATTTATTATTTTTATAAGCATTCTCATTCCCACAGAACCCATATCATACATTGGCTGCCCTATAGTTGTTAATTTAGGATAAAAAACATTAGAGGAATATATGTTGTTAAAGCCCATGACATCTATATCATCAGGAACTTTTATATTTTTATCCCTTAATGCATTTATTGCTCCCATAGCTATTTCATCATCAGCACAGAAAATAGCATCTACTTTTTCCTTTTCTATTATTTTATTTATCCCCTCATAACCATCTCTAACTTTCATGCCGCCTAAATAAACCAAGTTTTTATTTTCTTTAATATTATTTTTTCTTAATGCTAATTTATATCCTTCATATCTTAAAGCCGCTGCATTTGCCATATCTTCATGCAATCCTATGTAAGCTATATTCTTATTACCTTTATTAATTAAATATTCTGTAGCATCTAAAGATGCTTTTAAATTATCTATAGTTACACTTGGTAGCTTTTCTTCACTATCTTTTGTTTCTACTAAAACCACTGGCAATTGTAAACTTTTAATTAGTTCTAATATATTTTTTTCTAAAGAATTACTCATATATAAAACACCATCTGCCATTTTTTCTCTTAAAACTCTTAGGTATTCCATTTCTTTTTCTGGATCTAAATCTGTATTACACAACATTATATTGTAGTCATATATGTTAGCTACATCTTCAGCTCCCCTTACTATTTCTGGATAAAATTGATTTGATATATCTGGTATTATTATGCCTATAGTTTTAGATTTTTGTGTTTTTAGACTTCTAGCCACTATATTAGGTCTATATCCTAATTTGTCTATTGCATCTAATACCTTCTTTTTAGTATCTTCATTTACAACATCTATATTATTTAATACTCTTGAAACAGTAGCTATAGAAACCTGTGCCTCTTTAGCTACATCTTTAATGGAAATCGCCATTTAAATCACTCCCTATTATTTATTGAAATCTAACATATTTATCTCTATGAAATTTCCTCTTGTTTAGTAGTTTTCCCTTATTATACTTATTATAATAAAAAATGTGCATAGAATAAACAATTTTTATTCTATGCACAAAATTATATGTGCTATTTAACAACTTCCATTGCTATATTGTAATCTTCTCCGTTTATTTTACATTCAATATAATCTCTATTTTCATCATAACTAACTTTTACTGATAAAGTTTCTGCTTTTATTTCATCTTCATATTTTTTAACTATAGCATTTAAAGTATTGTTTCCTGATACATATAAATTAATTTTATCTGCTACTTCAAAGCCACTTTCTTTTCTCATATTTTGAACTTTACTAAGTATTTCTCTTAAGAAACCTTCTTCTTTTAATTCTTCTGTAATATGTGTATCTAATACTACCCCTATTTCCCCTTCACCAGCAAAAGCAAATCCTTCTAGCCCTTGCATTGTTACAAGTAAATTTTCTGCTGTAAGTTCTATTTGATCTTGAAAACCTTCAACATTTATGAATGCGGATTTACCATTGTTTATACTTTGAGCTAATTCCATTTGATTCATAGCACTTATTTCTTTTCTGATAGCAGGTATAAATCTTCCATATTTTTTACCTAGTACAGGTAAATTAGGTTTTATTTCAAAGTTAACATAGTTAGAAAGATCTGCTCCAGATAAAATTTCTTTTGTATTAAGTTCTTCTCTTATTATAT contains:
- a CDS encoding LacI family DNA-binding transcriptional regulator, whose protein sequence is MAISIKDVAKEAQVSIATVSRVLNNIDVVNEDTKKKVLDAIDKLGYRPNIVARSLKTQKSKTIGIIIPDISNQFYPEIVRGAEDVANIYDYNIMLCNTDLDPEKEMEYLRVLREKMADGVLYMSNSLEKNILELIKSLQLPVVLVETKDSEEKLPSVTIDNLKASLDATEYLINKGNKNIAYIGLHEDMANAAALRYEGYKLALRKNNIKENKNLVYLGGMKVRDGYEGINKIIEKEKVDAIFCADDEIAMGAINALRDKNIKVPDDIDVMGFNNIYSSNVFYPKLTTIGQPMYDMGSVGMRMLIKIINKEELENDDYVLQHKIVERDSCKK